The Dehalogenimonas lykanthroporepellens BL-DC-9 genome includes a window with the following:
- a CDS encoding FMN-binding domain protein (PFAM: FMN-binding domain protein~KEGG: deh:cbdb_A1690 putative membrane bound regulatory protein,CprC), with protein sequence MFNYFRKHKSRAVFGLAVLALIGAGIYGQASRGLSGYESYLPEAFPEATDFTALRSSSGATLFLAEDDEGQGLGYVTAAEGPGYGGPMVVLVSWTLDGTIMTVEVPEHHEDLSWWRALERENFFEKYQGRSFTQPLRLFDDVDNVTGSTVSSNGAAVGVRIGRDVLATYLGQPYTGPKDPIQFGWPEIAALLGIASVVLLRMTPRLKKFPWLRNYSLAYGFIIFGVWLSVPLSLTNIASWLIGYSPHLETFIIIYIVVFGFLGLAVLLGKNFYCFWLCPYVAVQEFIHLVFRVRIQPDVKWFKILRNMRYVLLFIALFLVLALKNPSVSVFEPWNVLFSMKGTSEQWVLMFFALTGAVFIYDFWCHYLCPVGAVMDIILKVRRGVIDIWSRNRKQPNRVTPPTSSSG encoded by the coding sequence CCTGGCGGTGCTGGCACTGATCGGCGCCGGTATTTATGGACAGGCCAGCCGTGGCCTGTCCGGATACGAGTCTTATCTGCCCGAAGCCTTTCCTGAAGCCACCGACTTTACTGCGCTGCGTTCCAGTAGCGGCGCGACGCTGTTCCTGGCCGAGGATGACGAGGGGCAGGGTCTGGGTTATGTGACCGCCGCCGAGGGGCCTGGTTACGGCGGCCCGATGGTGGTTCTGGTGAGCTGGACGCTGGACGGCACCATCATGACCGTAGAGGTGCCTGAACATCACGAGGACCTGTCCTGGTGGCGGGCGCTGGAACGGGAAAATTTCTTCGAAAAGTATCAGGGGCGGAGTTTTACCCAGCCGCTCCGGTTGTTCGATGATGTCGATAATGTAACCGGCTCCACGGTTTCTTCCAACGGGGCGGCTGTCGGTGTTCGCATCGGGCGTGATGTGCTGGCGACCTATCTGGGTCAGCCATATACCGGGCCCAAAGACCCTATACAATTTGGGTGGCCGGAAATTGCGGCTCTGCTGGGTATCGCTTCCGTAGTGTTGTTGAGGATGACGCCCCGGCTCAAAAAGTTCCCCTGGCTCAGGAATTACAGCCTGGCCTATGGTTTCATCATTTTCGGCGTCTGGCTGTCGGTACCGCTCAGCCTGACTAACATAGCTTCCTGGCTGATAGGCTACTCCCCCCACCTGGAGACGTTTATCATCATCTATATTGTCGTCTTCGGTTTCCTGGGGCTGGCGGTTCTGCTGGGCAAGAACTTCTACTGTTTCTGGCTGTGTCCGTATGTGGCGGTGCAGGAATTCATTCACCTGGTGTTCCGGGTCCGGATTCAGCCGGACGTAAAATGGTTTAAGATATTGCGTAATATGCGATATGTACTGCTGTTCATCGCCCTGTTCCTGGTACTGGCCCTCAAGAATCCGTCGGTGTCGGTCTTCGAGCCATGGAATGTCCTGTTCAGTATGAAAGGGACCAGCGAGCAGTGGGTGCTGATGTTCTTCGCCCTGACCGGGGCGGTGTTCATTTACGATTTCTGGTGCCATTACCTGTGTCCGGTGGGCGCGGTGATGGATATCATACTCAAAGTCCGCCGAGGGGTCATCGACATATGGTCAAGAAACAGGAAACAGCCAAACCGCGTCACGCCGCCAACTTCTTCGTCGGGCTGA
- a CDS encoding transposase mutator type (KEGG: sth:STH2289 transposase~manually curated~PFAM: transposase mutator type): MAKDRMTLLELLRKSGSDSELDFLKAGVKMLAEAVMELEVKQKTGAEKHERSNGRLTYRNGYRGRIWDTRAGTIPLAIPRLRDGSYFPSLLEPRRRAEHALLAVIQEAYVLGISTRKVESLVQSLGLNGISKSEVSRICGALDDEVERWRHRPLLWRYPYLWLDATYVKVRDSGRVVSQAVIIAYGVRETGEREIVGLEVGPSEDGVFWKEFLRGLVSRGLSGVMLVISDAHLGLKEAISTVLTGVSWQRCRVHFMRNALARVPRGAQAMVSAAIRTIFAQPDRDSACIQLRQVADNLRLRFGTVADQLEEAEPDILAYTAFPREHWRQLYSTNPLERLNKEIKRRSNVVGIFPNSKAVIRLIGAVLMEQQDEWEIGRRYFSLDSMKKTLEGAQEEPLIMALQP; this comes from the coding sequence ATGGCCAAAGACAGGATGACACTTTTGGAATTGCTACGCAAGTCAGGAAGTGACAGCGAGCTTGATTTTCTAAAAGCAGGGGTGAAAATGCTGGCCGAAGCGGTCATGGAGCTTGAGGTTAAGCAGAAGACCGGAGCTGAGAAACATGAGCGCAGTAACGGTCGTTTAACCTACCGTAACGGCTACCGGGGGCGTATCTGGGACACCCGGGCCGGCACGATACCCTTGGCGATTCCCCGGTTGCGGGACGGCAGTTATTTCCCCAGCTTGCTCGAGCCCCGGCGCCGGGCGGAACATGCCTTGCTGGCGGTAATCCAGGAAGCCTATGTATTGGGCATCAGCACCCGCAAGGTGGAATCTCTGGTTCAGTCACTGGGGCTTAACGGTATCAGTAAGAGCGAGGTATCGCGAATATGCGGGGCTCTGGACGATGAAGTGGAACGCTGGCGCCACCGGCCTTTGTTATGGCGTTATCCCTATCTGTGGCTGGACGCGACCTACGTCAAGGTCAGGGATTCAGGTCGGGTGGTCAGTCAGGCAGTAATTATCGCCTACGGCGTCCGGGAAACCGGGGAACGCGAGATCGTCGGGCTTGAGGTCGGCCCCAGTGAAGACGGTGTATTCTGGAAAGAGTTTCTGCGGGGGCTGGTTAGCCGTGGTTTGAGCGGGGTGATGCTGGTAATCAGTGATGCCCATCTGGGGCTGAAGGAAGCCATCAGCACGGTACTCACCGGGGTATCGTGGCAACGCTGCCGGGTGCACTTCATGCGCAATGCGCTGGCCAGAGTGCCACGGGGCGCCCAGGCTATGGTATCTGCCGCTATCCGGACTATCTTCGCTCAACCTGACCGCGATAGCGCTTGTATCCAGCTCCGCCAGGTAGCCGATAACCTCAGACTCCGATTCGGTACTGTTGCCGACCAATTGGAAGAGGCAGAACCGGATATCCTGGCCTATACCGCCTTCCCTCGGGAACACTGGCGGCAACTTTACTCAACCAATCCCCTGGAGAGACTGAATAAGGAAATCAAGCGCCGCAGTAATGTGGTCGGCATCTTTCCCAATAGCAAAGCGGTAATCAGGCTGATTGGGGCGGTGCTAATGGAACAGCAGGACGAATGGGAGATCGGACGTCGCTACTTTTCTTTGGATTCGATGAAGAAAACGCTGGAAGGGGCGCAGGAGGAACCCCTTATCATGGCTTTACAACCTTAA